The DNA window CAGCAGGCTGATGATCCGCGCTTCGGTCTGCACATCGACGCCGGTAAAAGGCTCATCCAGCAGGATCACCTGGCCCTGCTGAGCGATGGCGCGGGCAAGGAAGACGCGCTTTTTCTGCCCGCCGGAGAGCTCGCCAATTTGCCGATGGCGGTACTCGCTCATGCCCACGCGGGCCAGCGCGGCATCGACAATCTCGCGATCGCGCGGCTTTGCCCGCCGCAGCCAGCCCATATGGCCGTAGCGGCCCATCATCACCACATCCTCCACCAGCACCGGGAAGGACCAGTCCACCTCTTCCGACTGCGGGACATAGGCGACCAGGTTCTGGCGCAGCGCGCGGTTGACCGGCTGGCCGAGGATGGCGATCTCGCCGTGACCGACGCGCACAAAGCCCATCAGTGCTTTAAACAGTGTGGATTTACCCGAGCCGTTAACCCCCACCAGCGCGGCAATGGAGCCGCGCGGTACGCTGAACGAGGCGTCGCGCAGGGCGGTGTGGCCGTTGCGCCAGGTGACGGTGAGCTGGTCGACATACAGACCCGCTTGCGCAGTATTCATGGCTGTTTCCTCATCCCGTCCTGGATACCGTTGACGATGGTTTCGGTGGTGACGCGCAGCAGGTCGAGCCAGGTCGGCACCGGGCCGTCGGCGGCGCTCAGCGAATCGACATACAGCACGCCGCCGTAGTGGGCGCCGGCTTCGCGCGCCACCTGACGCGCCGGTTTATCGGAGATGGTGCTTTCGCTGAAGATGGTCGGGATCTGTTCTTTTTTCATGGTGTCGATAACCTTGCGCACCTGTTGCGGAGTGCCCTGCTGGTCGGCGTTAATCGGCCACAGATACAGTTCGCGCAGGCCATAGTCGCGGGCCAGATAGGAGAAGGCTCCCTCGCTGGTGACCAGCCAGCGCTTATCCGCCGGCAGCTGCGCCAGTCTGGCCTGCAGCGGCGCCATCGTCTGGCGGATTTTCTCTTTATAGGCCTCGGCGTTGCGGCGATAGGTGTCGGCGTGAGGCGGATCGTATTTCACTAGCGCATCGCGAATATTATCGACATAGATCAGGGCGTTATCTGCCGACATCCAGGCATGGGGATTGGGCTTTCCGCTATAGGGGCCTGCGCTGATGCCCATCGGCTGGATCCCCTCGCTGACCACCACCTCCGGGACGCCCTGCAGGTGCTGATAAAAGCGGGCAAACCACCGT is part of the Klebsiella quasipneumoniae subsp. quasipneumoniae genome and encodes:
- a CDS encoding manganese/iron ABC transporter ATP-binding protein, whose protein sequence is MNTAQAGLYVDQLTVTWRNGHTALRDASFSVPRGSIAALVGVNGSGKSTLFKALMGFVRVGHGEIAILGQPVNRALRQNLVAYVPQSEEVDWSFPVLVEDVVMMGRYGHMGWLRRAKPRDREIVDAALARVGMSEYRHRQIGELSGGQKKRVFLARAIAQQGQVILLDEPFTGVDVQTEARIISLLRELRDEGCTMLVSTHNLGSVSEFCDYTVMVKGTVLASGPTETTFTAENLERAFSGVLRHVALTGAEAQIITDDERPFISRRAAGGPR
- a CDS encoding metal ABC transporter substrate-binding protein, with the translated sequence MLHLTPLKSLLLASALALLAAAPASAQEKFRVITTFTVIADMAQNVAGDAAVVSSITKPGAEIHDYQPTPGDIKRAQGAQLILSNGLNLERWFARFYQHLQGVPEVVVSEGIQPMGISAGPYSGKPNPHAWMSADNALIYVDNIRDALVKYDPPHADTYRRNAEAYKEKIRQTMAPLQARLAQLPADKRWLVTSEGAFSYLARDYGLRELYLWPINADQQGTPQQVRKVIDTMKKEQIPTIFSESTISDKPARQVAREAGAHYGGVLYVDSLSAADGPVPTWLDLLRVTTETIVNGIQDGMRKQP